The Cucumis melo cultivar AY chromosome 5, USDA_Cmelo_AY_1.0, whole genome shotgun sequence genome has a segment encoding these proteins:
- the LOC103492501 gene encoding transcription factor bHLH35-like isoform X1 produces the protein MENILDEYRYYWETNMFLQTEEFDRNFSWGLDEAFYGSYDSSSPDGTMSSLEASKNILSERNRRKKLNDRLLALRAVVPNITKMDKASIIKDAIEYIQELRSEENRIETEISNLESGKFKSTTSNEDDDRENNNRNTRKRGTKNSNRQLREKPTSFPIEILDLNVSYMGEKTMVVSMTCERRNDAVLKICQVIESLKLKIITANITVVANRLLSTLFLEAERAEEEELKIKLGKAIAAISDQQNPISI, from the exons ATGGAGAACATTCTGGATGAGTATCGCTATTACTGGGAAACCAATATGTTTCTCCAGACGGAAGAATTCGACAG AAATTTCAGTTGGGGATTAGATGAAGCATTTTATGGTTCTTATGATTCGAGCTCACCGGACGGAACGATGTCATCATTGGAGGCGTCGAAGAATATCTTATCGGAGAGGAATCGGAGGAAGAAGCTTAATGATAGGCTTCTTGCTCTCAGAGCCGTCGTCCCTAATATCACCAAA ATGGACAAGGCATCGATAATAAAGGATGCAATTGAGTACATTCAAGAGCTTCGATCAGAAGAGAATCGAATCGAAACCGAGATTTCAAATCTAGAATCAGGCAAATTCAAGAGCACAACATCAAATGAGGACGATGATCGTGAAAACAACAATCGAAATACAAGGAAGAGGGGAACAAAGAATTCTAATCGACAACTACGGGAGAAGCCAACGTCTTTCCCGATCGAAATTCTCGAC TTGAACGTGAGTTACATGGGAGAGAAGACGATGGTGGTGAGTATGACGTGTGAAAGAAGAAACGACGCCGTATTGAAAATTTGTCAAGTGATTGAATCTTTGAAGCTGAAGATAATTACGGCCAATATTACCGTCGTTGCCAATAGGCTTCTCAGTACGCTCTTCCTTGAG GCAGAGAGAGCAGAAGAAGAGGAACTAAAGATAAAATTAGGGAAAGCAATTGCAGCCATTAGTGATCAACAAAATCCTATAAGCATTTGA
- the LOC103492501 gene encoding transcription factor bHLH35-like isoform X2, with product MENILDEYRYYWETNMFLQTEEFDSWGLDEAFYGSYDSSSPDGTMSSLEASKNILSERNRRKKLNDRLLALRAVVPNITKMDKASIIKDAIEYIQELRSEENRIETEISNLESGKFKSTTSNEDDDRENNNRNTRKRGTKNSNRQLREKPTSFPIEILDLNVSYMGEKTMVVSMTCERRNDAVLKICQVIESLKLKIITANITVVANRLLSTLFLEAERAEEEELKIKLGKAIAAISDQQNPISI from the exons ATGGAGAACATTCTGGATGAGTATCGCTATTACTGGGAAACCAATATGTTTCTCCAGACGGAAGAATTCGACAG TTGGGGATTAGATGAAGCATTTTATGGTTCTTATGATTCGAGCTCACCGGACGGAACGATGTCATCATTGGAGGCGTCGAAGAATATCTTATCGGAGAGGAATCGGAGGAAGAAGCTTAATGATAGGCTTCTTGCTCTCAGAGCCGTCGTCCCTAATATCACCAAA ATGGACAAGGCATCGATAATAAAGGATGCAATTGAGTACATTCAAGAGCTTCGATCAGAAGAGAATCGAATCGAAACCGAGATTTCAAATCTAGAATCAGGCAAATTCAAGAGCACAACATCAAATGAGGACGATGATCGTGAAAACAACAATCGAAATACAAGGAAGAGGGGAACAAAGAATTCTAATCGACAACTACGGGAGAAGCCAACGTCTTTCCCGATCGAAATTCTCGAC TTGAACGTGAGTTACATGGGAGAGAAGACGATGGTGGTGAGTATGACGTGTGAAAGAAGAAACGACGCCGTATTGAAAATTTGTCAAGTGATTGAATCTTTGAAGCTGAAGATAATTACGGCCAATATTACCGTCGTTGCCAATAGGCTTCTCAGTACGCTCTTCCTTGAG GCAGAGAGAGCAGAAGAAGAGGAACTAAAGATAAAATTAGGGAAAGCAATTGCAGCCATTAGTGATCAACAAAATCCTATAAGCATTTGA
- the LOC103492501 gene encoding transcription factor bHLH35-like isoform X3, whose translation MSIAITGKPICFSRRKNSTDRNFSWGLDEAFYGSYDSSSPDGTMSSLEASKNILSERNRRKKLNDRLLALRAVVPNITKMDKASIIKDAIEYIQELRSEENRIETEISNLESGKFKSTTSNEDDDRENNNRNTRKRGTKNSNRQLREKPTSFPIEILDLNVSYMGEKTMVVSMTCERRNDAVLKICQVIESLKLKIITANITVVANRLLSTLFLEAERAEEEELKIKLGKAIAAISDQQNPISI comes from the exons ATGAGTATCGCTATTACTGGGAAACCAATATGTTTCTCCAGACGGAAGAATTCGACAG ATAGAAATTTCAGTTGGGGATTAGATGAAGCATTTTATGGTTCTTATGATTCGAGCTCACCGGACGGAACGATGTCATCATTGGAGGCGTCGAAGAATATCTTATCGGAGAGGAATCGGAGGAAGAAGCTTAATGATAGGCTTCTTGCTCTCAGAGCCGTCGTCCCTAATATCACCAAA ATGGACAAGGCATCGATAATAAAGGATGCAATTGAGTACATTCAAGAGCTTCGATCAGAAGAGAATCGAATCGAAACCGAGATTTCAAATCTAGAATCAGGCAAATTCAAGAGCACAACATCAAATGAGGACGATGATCGTGAAAACAACAATCGAAATACAAGGAAGAGGGGAACAAAGAATTCTAATCGACAACTACGGGAGAAGCCAACGTCTTTCCCGATCGAAATTCTCGAC TTGAACGTGAGTTACATGGGAGAGAAGACGATGGTGGTGAGTATGACGTGTGAAAGAAGAAACGACGCCGTATTGAAAATTTGTCAAGTGATTGAATCTTTGAAGCTGAAGATAATTACGGCCAATATTACCGTCGTTGCCAATAGGCTTCTCAGTACGCTCTTCCTTGAG GCAGAGAGAGCAGAAGAAGAGGAACTAAAGATAAAATTAGGGAAAGCAATTGCAGCCATTAGTGATCAACAAAATCCTATAAGCATTTGA